gtatacctatggccattCATGTTGATGcttggcagaaaccatcacaatattgtaaagtaattatgctccaattaaaaaaagaaatggaatgagACACCCAAAGAAGATTAGTATACCAAACGCAATGAAAATGCCGTAGCATGTCAAATATTTGTGACTAAGTTTAGAATGGGAAAACAATATTCCTCAGTTCTCAAGAATGAAAAGATCTTTAAAGGTCATCAAGTAAAATGTTCATCCCAAATCCCTCTCTAATGCTACAACTACCTTCATCTCTGCCCCACTTCCAGAAATCTTCCTCCAGCCTCAAAACTGGAAAAGTGCCCAGGGACAAGCTTGCTTATTCCACTTTCCAACGGCTGTACCACTTACAAAATTTTGTCCTAATTTGTTCAAAAGATTCCTATACTCAATTCTAACCATCCATTTGCCTGATTCTGGTTTTCCTGAAGACATCATGTAATACCAGACATAACAAGATATTCCTAAAGTGTTTACTCAGGGGACTCAGTGATCTCCCCTACATGCTCACTGGATCATCCAGACTCAATCCAGTTTTTATCTTCCCTCTTGCAATCTCTAGAACACATCACAGCCTTCCTCATGGTACCAAAGAAGGCCAGAAATGTGGTCTCCTCCCTTCTTCGATATCTACCGAGCTACCCTAGCATCCTATTTGCTTCTTGGGTCAGTACCCTTTCCTATACTACGTGTCTCTCCAGCCCCCAGCCTAACCTTCCCCCATCCAATAATGACTGCTCacagaggaaagacacacacatgaGAAGGAATGCATTTTTATGGGAAGTGTGTTCCAGACGGGAGAAGAACTACCCCAGGAGGGGGTAAAGTTGGTGATATTCAAATCTGAGAATAGTTTGAAAGCATTGTAACTGACAAACTGGAGTTGGAGTTAGACTCCTCCTTCACATTGTTTGCCGTTGCCACTTTCACAAAAAATTTTAGGCAGCACTTTTCGTGGTTTAGACAGGTTAAGTACTGAAGTTCATATTTTCTGCAGGCATTTCGGCATGTGCCTTGGTGAAGCTGGCATGGATTCCAAGACTCTTCTTGGCTCTTGCCATAATAGGATCTGAACAGGCCACCTGGGAAAAACACAGCCATATTAATTTCTATGCAGCGGTGGTAATAATAGGAATAGAGAGGCATAATTTAAAGACAAGCCCTACAAATATTAAGAGCATCGGATATGGAGTCAAAACCATCTCAGTTCAAATCTGGACTCTTTCACTGTGGCTTTTCATCCTCGAGCAAGGTTACCTCCATTTTCTGGCTCACAATGGGCATAGTAACAGAGCCAACTTCTTAATAATTTTATGATGAATAAATTAACATACATCATATGCTCAGAAAAGTATCAGGCACATAATAAGAAGGAATTAAACATTAGGTAGTGCGGTTGATATGAAAGTCTTTTCTTGAGGGTCCAGGATTTCAAGACTGCCACTGGGAGCATGTATTGGACATGTTTTCAAATGCTCATTTGGATGTATATTCCTCACACATAGCTCTCATCAGAGTTAACCAGCACCTACTCTGAGGCAAAGAACACTTATTTGAGCAGCTGCACACCTTTGTAGTCCAAAACATTTGAGCAAATATGTACAATGCATGTTTCTCTTTGTACTTTGGCCCCACAGAAATAGATACTGTATGTACGTAggcagcacacacacagaggcacacatgCACAATTCATTTTACTCACACATCCACATTCACACATTAATTgagcatatatgtacacatatatatgtatacatgtgtatacacgTGAGCATCTATCACAAATATGGCTAAAGCCCATTTGTGATAGCCCAATAGTGATAGCTATGTATTAGTCATTaagatatatgcatgtgtatataggCTCTTCAGCTGAGAAAGTTCTTGACACTTTGTCAGCATTCTGTAAATAAAAGTCATGAAGTGGtattagggcctccctggtggctcacacagtaaagaatctgcccgcagtgtgggagacctgagttccatccctgggttgggaagatcccctggagaagggaatggctacccacttcagtgttctggcctggagaattccatggactgtatagcatgggatcacaaagagccggacccaactgagcaacttccagaATAAGTTAGTTACCTGTTGGATCTTCCAAGGACAAAGGAACcgctagaaagaaaataatactaaTGATCACGACCATATATGTTCAGCATCTACAATATATCAAGCATTTTGCAAATCACATTTCACTGAACCCTCATCAAACCTTCTGTTATCTCCATCATTTAGATAAAGACATTGAGACTCAAAGAGAGCATTGTTCTGTCCACATTTCCATAGCTTGTATTTCAATTTCGGGTCTACACAATAGACTAtgctctttcttctctgtatcaCATTCAtggtgttagtgttagtcgctcagtcatgttcaactctttacaaccctatggactagagcttgccaggctcctctatccatggaattctccaggcaagaatactgtgagtgagtagccattcccttctccaggggatcttcccaactcagggatcgaacctgggtctcctgaactgcaggcagattctttaccactgagccatcagggaagcctccaaTTTCTGGTCTACATGATAGACCATGCTCTTCCTTCTCTGTATCACATTGCCTCTTTTATAATAGGATTTCTAGGAGAGGGTAGCATCTTCCTGCATGACATCTTCAGGCGAAAGGCCTTCCACAGCTTTCAACAGATAGTTCAAAATCCATAGCTTAGCATTCAAGGACCTTTGCAACCGTTCACCTATCCTTTTCCACATCAGTTTATCAGCACTCTCTCTGCACCAAGGCACGCATTCAGTGCTATGTGTGCAGAGGTCTCCAAATGCCCACCCCCATTAATAAAAATTGGGAAAAGCAAGTTTGATGTTATTTCCTGCAAAGAAAAAGtgtcttattaattttttgacaagaaaaagtaaaattttccaGGTTTAGATGGTGTAAGAGAAtggaaggggaaggaaagaagaaaaatgcctcAGTGGCAATCCCATAGCATTGGGGTGCTGGCATATGTATAAACTGCACCAGAAATGGGCACTTCAATCCGGAGAAGGCACTCAGTTGCTGCTACGTCAGCCAGCTTGCTGGTTAACCAGAGGAAGGAGGTAAAAAATGGCAGCCCTTCGTCCATGCTCCAGCATCATGGTTCCACTAGGTTTCCTCCAGTGGCCCTCACACTCATCGTGAAATCTCTCTTTTGGTACATCCTACTTATAGGAGGAAAGGAGCTTCGGGGGTTCTTTCCAGTTACATCTACCCTCTTTTGTCCAACATCTGAACTGGAGGACTTGCTGCTTCTCCCAAATCCATTGGATAGAAGGCAAGACACTCAAGATCTTCTCTTTCTAGTCACCAGAGAGTGGATAAGGACATAGATATCAAGAATAAGGATCAGGCAAGCCAATGTTTCCTATGAAAATCAGGTCAAGGCAGCCCTAGGAGAATtctacttgttgttcagttgctccgttgtgtccgactctttgtgaccccatggactgcagcacaccaggcttctctgtttttccaatctcctggagcttgcacaaactcaagtccattataGCTTCTCACTCCTTCAGCTGTTCTGACTCTGTATTGCCCTGCAGCATAATAACACTCACATCAAGTTAATGTCACTGTTGGTGATCCTTCCATCTTCAAATTGAAGTCAGAAGAGACCTGGTCTTAAATGCCAGCATTGTCCCTGACCTCTGGATCTCTAGCCTGAGTCTCCCcatgaaagaaatgggaacaggAAAGTTTGCACCTGATCAGGAAATTTCAACTGTGTTTGTGAAGAAGGAGGTTAATTAGATGTGTCATactttgtaataacctagagTTTCCCAGAAAACTCTTCTCAGGGCTCTTCTTTAAATGAGGGACACAACCCTGCTGACCTCACATTCACCCATAGATGTTGCCCAGCTCATTTTCCTACATTGGACTTGTTTTAAGAGCaagttaaatattataaatttaaaaaacaccacTTGTGTTCCTAACTCTTCTGAAGAACTCCATCCAGAGTTAGAATCAATATGATAAATGATTTCTCTGCTGTGTGTGCTCCCTAAACATGATCCTCTTCCATCCACCTCCTAATGTTTTTCCTACTCATACATATTTTTTAGGCATAAGTCATTTTTATGTCCATTCACTGAGTAAACATTCATCAGAATCTACTCTGTACAAAGTACTCAGATAAATACCAacaatacagaattttaaaacagtCTTAGCTTTCAAAAAGTTCAATTTCAGATACATATGTTTGGGGGTGATGAAAGGAAAACATGACTTTGATTATTCCAGAAAAGTTTGTACAGAACTGTTCCTGCCCATTAATTCTGCCAGGTGAAAGTATTAAACAGTTAAAGAAAAAACGCTATGTACAACTTTTGAAGCAAAGAGTCCTGTCTTCCAggctgtcttccttccttccttttttgttgatttttttgggGGCAAACCCACCTGTGGTTTCTGCTATTACAACATGGAAACTGAGCTTTAACaaacatgagaaaaaaatgtatttaaagtagGTAGGATGAAACAGGATGGGAACAAAGGGTAGGTAAGTGAGAACCAGGAAAAAtagggggaagggaaggagaggggggaaagaaaaaagagagggaggaaaagaggaagaggagaaaacactAAGCATATCAACTCTGAATTCAATGCCAAGAAAGGAGAGACAGCCTTGGTATTCTATAGGGTTGGGTTGAGACTACTGCCTTGTCTCTCTGTACTGTCCAAAGTTTTACGGGAGAGCCTTGAAGACATTCCAGCCTCCTGATTTCATTTATCCTCACTGCCTACAGTTATATATCTACTGTTCTTCAGTGCCCCTGAAAAATCATAAGcaagaaacttttttaaaaagagttttaaaatattactgcCTATTTTCCATCCAGCATCTGTCCTCCCCATTCTGTCTTACTCAACTTTATTCATCGCCAAATTCAGGCTAAGTCAACCTCTTCCTAGATAAAGCCTGCATATACTCTGCTTGAATAACACACCTACGTGAACCACACACTTCTCTAAAACTCCCAGCCCTGTCTCTTCTGAATACTGATCTAAGGTTCAGTTATAAAACTTAACACAAACATAACACTGGCCAAGCCATTCAACCCCAATTCACAGTGTCAATCCAAAATATAGCTCAACTATGAACTTCACTCTACCCTAGCTCCCAGTTCTACCCAACTTCATCCCagctcaaaataataataataataataataaaaccacaaaagaaaaaacaccattccctctccaggCTACAGCAAAATATTAGTCCAGCCCAATTCATTTATAGAATTTATAGAATTGCTCACCCCCTGTTGATCCCCACTTATTTTTTCAATATTCCTCTATCTCTAAGGTCACATACTATCCCCACTACAATGCACTCTCCAAACTCCAAATTACCATCGATTCCTCCTATAGCTCCCCAACTTGGATCTAATCTCTCACACTAAACCCATGAGTCAAACTTCCATCCCAATTACAGCATTATCTGAAATGCTTTGTTCGACACTTCACTATCCCaggaacaacaagaacaacaatctCAAATTTGTTTTGGCAGAGCAAAACCAGGGTGATCTTGACATGAGATGAATCTTGGGAGTAACATTCTAAACCTGAGACCAGAAAAGGCTTTAGGTAGTGCCTACTATATGTGAGTAGAAATCATCTCAGAAGTTACCAAGAAACCAACAGCACAAGCAAGACCCCAGAACCTTTGAGAGAGGTCTGAGTTACCTGGAGTCTTATGAACCAGGATCAGAAGGATGGAAATGGTCATTAAACAAGGCTTCATGACTGATATATCCAGAGAGAATGGAGGGTTGTGTTGCAGGGGACTGAATAGATCTCATTGCAGTAGGACAAGGCCTTCCCTTTATTAGTTTTGGAAATGAGCCAGGCTTGTGTTCAGTGAACTAAAAGAGATGAGACATACCTGGGGTTAGCCAGGCAGAAGGATAACACATATCCCATGTCTAGGCTGGGCACTCTGTGTAAATGTGGAAGATTTGCCAGCAGCACCCATGTCAAAGTGGGATTTCCTTCCCAGtcagaaaaaaaaggcaaatgagaaCCAGTTGGCATTTTGTGTGAGATAAATTAAAATGGATGAATGAGTCAATTAAACAAGCAATCGATGAGAAAATTGACACATCACTCTAAGAAATAAAGATTCCATTTTTAAAcatatgtctttattttcttaatagtaGAATGTCCCCCTCTATCAGTTATACTTGCTGTATACCCAATCCTATACTAGGCATCatggaagaagaaggaaggaaaatgaagaaagaaaagatgaatggGAAGTGTACATggatgaagaaaggaagagaaatgaggCAAAAATAATGAGGCATATTTACCATGAATCTACCATGTGCCAGTTTCTATACAAAATACCATGGCATAGATACAAACACTTACTACAACACGATGAAGTTAGATAGCATtttccacttcacagatgaggacaagaaaatttgaaaagacgTTATAAGTTCCCAAGACCATATATCTAACACAGCATAGAGTCTAGAAACAATATCTGCTTTTGAAATTCTGAATCTGTGAATGGAAGGGCTGAATATgagaaataaagcaaaagcaTACGCAAGTTGCTAAAAACAGAGACTAATCATCGTTTTAAACAATACAGATTTAGTTTGAGGAATTCAGTGCTCTTCCCTTGAGAAATGGGAATGAAAGGATTTTCTAGAGGAGGTCACACTGACTTTTTACTCCAATGTATCATGtggaagatgaatggataaagtctAGTCTTTTGAACAAAAGCTTAGAAATAAGGGAAAATGTTCTTTGAAAAGCCTAAGATAAGATTTCCACAGCTTGACATGAAAAGGCAAATGAAACTGGACTAGCCCTCCCCAAAGCAAATGGAATTGTACTACTCCTCCCACTGTAAGCAATTAtaacataggaaaaaatatagaaagaataaCTGCACTTCATTGAATTAAAGATAGagcagaaatgaaaaaacaacctacgaaatgtgagaaaatattttccaaccatatatctaataaaatttaatatgcaAAACATATAAGgaattcaatagcaaaaaaatcaaataatccaATTTTTTAGATAgacaaaggacctgaatagacattttcccaaagaaaattttcaaatgaccagcaggtacatgaaaaggtgctcagagTTACTAATgatcaggaaatgcaaatcaaaactccaataagatatcacctcacacctgtgagaatgactattattaaaaagataaaacaagtgCTGACTAGGATGTGAAGCAAAGGGAACCCTTGTTCACTgctagtgggaatataaattgctttagacactatgaaaaacaatatggaaattcctttaaaaaattaaaaatactggaCTTTCAATGGCAAAGGAACAAGAGACAGAGATGAGCTTCTCCTATGGACAAATAAATCAAAAATTCATCTTGCGTGTGAAACAAATTCTACAGAATACCTTCTGAATGCTGACAGAAGACCCCAGACTTCCAAAAAGACAAGCCAAGATGCTAAgaactcactcactggaaaagaccctgatgctggaaaagattgaaggcaggaggagaaggggaagacggaggatgagagggttggatggcatcaccgactcaatagacatgagtttgagtaaactccgggagttggtgatggacagggaagcctggcacactgcagtccatggggtcgcaaagagtcggacatgactgagcgactgaactgaactgaacctgcacCCAGAGCGGGATTCGTGAGGGAGGAAAAGTTTTGGTACACTCAGAAACCCCCTCAGGGGCGGGGACAGGGGAGAGCATCAGAACCTCAGAGGGGAGCGCAGCAACAAGTGTTcagaaggcagaaagtgaaagtcgctcagtcgtgtctgactctttgcaatcctatggactatacagttcatggaattcttcaggccagaatactggagtgggtagcctttcccttctccaagggatcttcccaatccaaggatcgaacctaggtctcccgctttacaggcagattctataccagctgagccacaagggaagctgctCACAAGGCAAAATGGAGAGAATTCACCACAGAGTCACTGCCAAACAGCACTTCAGTCTAGAAGCAGCTTACATGGCCACGCCACCGCAGAGAGTGGGGACAGTGTGCTGAGGCTCAGGCTTCAGGGATCGGACCCCAGGAAAAGGACCGGATTGGCTGCCCTGAAGATGCTCTGAGGCAGCTAGTAGGACATAGCTGAGGGagtcc
This portion of the Ovis canadensis isolate MfBH-ARS-UI-01 breed Bighorn chromosome 13, ARS-UI_OviCan_v2, whole genome shotgun sequence genome encodes:
- the DEFB116 gene encoding beta-defensin 116 — translated: MGYVLSFCLANPSPLQHNPPFSLDISVMKPCLMTISILLILVHKTPGGLFRSYYGKSQEESWNPCQLHQGTCRNACRKYELQYLTCLNHEKCCLKFFVKVATANNVKEESNSNSSLSVTMLSNYSQI